A genomic segment from bacterium encodes:
- the gcvT gene encoding glycine cleavage system aminomethyltransferase GcvT: protein MTNTVEALRRTPLYEEHLRLGARMGPFGGWEMPISYSGILDEHGHCRRSAAIFDISHMGEFEFRGDIAAAGMEAAVTQPLEKMAPGSCRYGFILNREGGIVDDLIILKRSERKLMLVVNAAPAAGDFEVLRERLRGGELEDISAATAKIDLQGPLSRAVVGDVFGREPELRYFRFLETAFSGERVLICRAGYTGELGYEIYCPPAAAPSIWRALAADPRVKPAGLGARDILRLEMGYSLYGSDIDAATSPLEAGLGAFLNFDKEFVGRAALEEEKNRGPRRVKVAFTTPGRRAPRSHYRIEAAGEPVGTVTSGTFSPMLGCGIGMGFVRPGAEGEPLTVTDGAAVRLEVRPVTLPFYSGGSLRT, encoded by the coding sequence GTGACGAACACGGTGGAAGCGCTTCGGAGAACTCCGCTCTACGAGGAGCATCTTCGCCTGGGGGCGCGCATGGGCCCCTTCGGGGGTTGGGAGATGCCGATCTCCTATTCCGGCATCCTCGACGAGCACGGCCACTGCCGCCGGTCGGCGGCCATCTTCGACATCTCCCACATGGGCGAGTTCGAGTTCCGCGGGGACATCGCCGCCGCCGGCATGGAGGCCGCCGTCACGCAGCCCCTGGAGAAAATGGCCCCGGGGAGCTGCCGTTACGGCTTCATCCTCAACCGGGAAGGGGGGATCGTCGACGATCTCATCATCCTCAAGCGCTCCGAGCGCAAGCTGATGCTGGTCGTCAACGCCGCCCCCGCCGCCGGCGATTTCGAGGTTCTGCGGGAACGGCTCCGGGGCGGGGAACTGGAGGACATCTCCGCGGCTACGGCCAAGATCGACCTGCAGGGCCCGCTCTCCCGGGCCGTTGTGGGAGACGTCTTCGGCCGGGAACCGGAGCTTCGCTATTTCCGCTTCCTGGAAACCGCGTTTTCGGGGGAGCGGGTCCTGATCTGCCGGGCCGGATACACCGGGGAACTGGGGTATGAGATCTATTGCCCCCCCGCCGCGGCCCCCTCGATCTGGAGGGCGCTGGCGGCGGACCCCAGGGTCAAGCCCGCCGGCCTGGGGGCGCGCGATATCCTGCGCCTGGAGATGGGCTACAGCCTCTACGGCAGCGACATCGACGCCGCGACCAGCCCGCTCGAAGCCGGGCTGGGGGCGTTTCTCAACTTCGATAAGGAATTCGTGGGCCGCGCCGCCCTGGAGGAAGAAAAGAACCGGGGGCCGCGCCGGGTCAAGGTCGCCTTCACCACCCCCGGCCGCCGGGCCCCGCGGAGCCATTATCGGATCGAAGCGGCCGGCGAACCGGTGGGAACGGTCACCAGCGGAACCTTCTCGCCCATGCTCGGTTGCGGGATCGGAATGGGTTTCGTACGTCCGGGTGCGGAGGGGGAGCCCCTGACCGTCACCGACGGCGCCGCGGTCCGCCTGGAGGTGCGGCCCGTCACCCTCCCGTTTTATTCCGGAGGGTCCTTGAGAACTTGA
- a CDS encoding lipoate--protein ligase family protein has product MSTSSKSNRSRRWIFFDTGPGSGAFNMEFDASLFSRHRPGETAPVFRLYGWSPPAVSLGRFQRRDEVVDAGGCAAAGVEVVRRITGGGAILHGEELTYSLVCGDGDLGARGVKESYRRICGFLLRAYRELGLDPVYAVDAGPAVPAVGKATPICFAGNEPFDIRVGGRKIGGNAQRRRRGVVFQHGSIPLRFDPELFSRCFRAPLPAANAAGLRELLPGLKPEDLKTAVVRAFAGHFGVDLVEPPPESRR; this is encoded by the coding sequence ATGTCAACTTCGTCGAAGAGTAACCGTTCCCGGCGCTGGATCTTTTTCGATACCGGCCCCGGTTCCGGTGCCTTCAACATGGAGTTCGACGCGTCCCTCTTCTCCCGGCACCGCCCGGGCGAGACCGCGCCGGTTTTCCGGCTCTACGGCTGGTCCCCCCCCGCGGTTTCCCTGGGCCGGTTCCAGCGCCGGGACGAGGTCGTCGACGCCGGCGGCTGCGCCGCCGCCGGGGTGGAGGTGGTGAGGCGGATCACCGGGGGAGGGGCCATCCTCCACGGGGAGGAACTCACCTACAGCCTGGTCTGCGGGGACGGGGACCTGGGGGCGCGGGGGGTGAAGGAATCCTACCGCCGGATCTGCGGGTTTCTTCTGCGCGCCTACCGGGAACTGGGCCTCGACCCCGTCTACGCCGTCGACGCCGGGCCCGCGGTCCCGGCTGTGGGGAAAGCGACCCCGATCTGTTTCGCCGGCAACGAACCGTTCGACATCCGGGTCGGGGGCCGCAAGATCGGCGGTAACGCCCAGCGCCGCCGCCGCGGGGTCGTTTTTCAGCACGGCTCCATCCCCCTGCGGTTCGACCCCGAACTCTTCAGCCGCTGCTTCCGCGCTCCGCTCCCCGCGGCCAACGCCGCCGGCCTCCGGGAACTTCTCCCGGGGTTGAAGCCGGAGGACCTGAAGACGGCGGTCGTCCGCGCCTTCGCCGGGCATTTCGGGGTCGACCTGGTCGAGCCGCCGCCGGAAAGCCGCCGGTGA
- a CDS encoding M6 family metalloprotease domain-containing protein, which translates to MKTKKNRTATAAAILTAWLGSAAVASGADFSSPQPAPRPLPSDGPARIVFSPSYRGPGGHDYRTNRLALRIQELKAEKLTPVSRALADELEVRVPVILIDYPDAPATVTAEEIEERLFGTSVSPTMSEYYAEVSYGQFGIDGDVYGPYRVGTDYAAYAASDRVAFITEAVSLADADVDFSRYDSDGDGYVDGVIVVASEYIVVLGYEGAHMSTIPDYATDDGVVVSEYTSQREDASVGIFCHEFGHVLGLPDLYGFGSGQAIGIGEWGLMGSGTSLDPPPHFCAWSKIELGWIVPEEITESVADLAVPRVEDSAQAFKIYMRGLEGERHMILENRQKTGMDADLPGAGLLVWQTAYRDPSDPDTSFYENHVVLAPSERGEPGEAYGDERDPYPGSGDVREYHDPVFGIELSGISDSDTVMYVDVEVPESIDGWRVLESGVENDLAAVAFAGLRTGWVAGADGLILRTEDGGESWEEQESGTSEDLSEIAVLDTLTAWVVGAAGTVLRTADGGETWETQDPGTGEDLAAVAFSDGLSGWILGEGDTLLETVDGGETWNPVELDTGGEDLADVAVPDADSGFVAGRGMTVFCSNDAGATWAAWTEIAGHLPASTEIADLRSPVDNELWLVGNTDRGWLIWVFEGYVTCFWAGDYKDLAAFDACGGLGVAAGERLYTLTLDSDHGFGLDLFSLPDMASSGDRQLDDMEWVEIEDWADNLESELADVDVVSSRIAYVVGEDGLILKREAPWGRPELHSGADFGSPVFGRAPRFTEEEISRFEARWDLDLRARPVEETVLSSGFFNDPTVKLPPLPPR; encoded by the coding sequence ATGAAGACGAAGAAGAATCGGACGGCAACGGCGGCGGCGATACTGACCGCCTGGTTAGGTTCGGCGGCCGTCGCCTCCGGGGCGGACTTTTCCTCCCCTCAACCCGCGCCCCGCCCGCTCCCGTCGGACGGCCCGGCCCGGATCGTTTTTTCTCCTTCCTACCGGGGCCCGGGCGGACACGATTACCGGACCAACCGGCTCGCCCTCCGGATCCAGGAGCTGAAGGCGGAGAAACTGACGCCGGTTTCGCGCGCCCTGGCCGACGAACTCGAAGTCCGGGTCCCCGTCATCCTGATCGACTATCCCGACGCTCCCGCCACCGTGACCGCCGAGGAGATCGAGGAACGTCTCTTCGGCACGTCCGTTTCCCCCACCATGAGCGAATACTACGCCGAAGTCTCCTACGGTCAGTTCGGCATCGACGGGGACGTCTACGGGCCCTACCGGGTCGGCACCGACTACGCCGCCTACGCCGCCTCCGACCGGGTCGCCTTCATCACCGAAGCCGTTTCCCTGGCCGACGCCGATGTCGACTTCTCCCGCTACGACAGCGACGGGGACGGCTACGTCGACGGGGTGATCGTGGTCGCCAGCGAGTATATCGTGGTTCTCGGCTACGAAGGGGCCCACATGTCGACCATCCCCGACTACGCCACCGACGACGGCGTCGTCGTCAGCGAGTATACCTCCCAGCGCGAAGACGCCTCGGTCGGGATTTTCTGCCACGAATTCGGCCACGTCCTCGGCCTCCCCGACCTCTACGGGTTCGGCAGCGGCCAGGCCATCGGGATCGGGGAGTGGGGGCTGATGGGCTCGGGGACCTCCCTCGATCCGCCTCCCCACTTCTGCGCCTGGAGCAAGATCGAGCTGGGCTGGATCGTCCCCGAGGAGATCACGGAATCGGTCGCGGACCTGGCCGTGCCCCGGGTGGAGGATTCGGCGCAGGCCTTCAAGATCTACATGCGGGGGCTGGAAGGGGAACGCCATATGATCCTCGAAAACCGCCAGAAGACGGGGATGGACGCCGACCTGCCCGGCGCCGGGCTCCTGGTCTGGCAGACGGCCTACCGCGATCCCTCCGATCCCGACACCTCGTTCTACGAAAACCACGTCGTGCTCGCGCCCTCCGAGCGCGGGGAGCCGGGCGAAGCCTACGGGGACGAGCGCGATCCCTACCCGGGTTCGGGCGACGTCCGCGAGTACCACGACCCCGTTTTCGGGATCGAACTCAGCGGGATCAGCGACTCCGACACGGTCATGTACGTCGACGTCGAGGTCCCCGAGAGCATCGACGGCTGGCGGGTACTGGAGAGCGGGGTGGAGAACGACCTCGCCGCCGTGGCCTTCGCGGGGCTGCGGACGGGCTGGGTCGCGGGCGCGGACGGCCTTATCCTCCGTACCGAGGACGGCGGCGAGAGTTGGGAGGAACAGGAGAGCGGCACTTCCGAGGACCTGTCGGAAATCGCCGTCCTCGACACGCTCACCGCCTGGGTGGTGGGGGCGGCCGGGACCGTCCTGCGCACCGCCGACGGGGGCGAAACCTGGGAAACGCAGGACCCGGGGACCGGCGAGGACCTGGCCGCCGTCGCCTTTTCCGACGGTCTCTCCGGCTGGATCCTGGGAGAGGGAGACACCCTCCTGGAAACCGTCGACGGCGGGGAGACATGGAACCCGGTGGAGCTCGACACCGGAGGGGAAGACCTGGCGGACGTCGCCGTGCCCGACGCCGACTCCGGGTTCGTCGCCGGCCGCGGAATGACCGTCTTCTGCAGCAACGACGCCGGTGCGACCTGGGCGGCCTGGACAGAAATCGCCGGCCACCTTCCCGCCTCCACCGAGATCGCGGACCTGCGCTCGCCGGTCGACAACGAACTCTGGCTGGTGGGCAACACCGACCGCGGTTGGCTGATCTGGGTCTTCGAAGGCTACGTCACCTGTTTCTGGGCCGGGGACTACAAGGACCTGGCCGCCTTCGACGCCTGCGGCGGTCTCGGGGTCGCGGCCGGGGAGCGTCTCTATACGCTCACCCTCGACTCCGATCATGGGTTCGGCCTCGATCTTTTCAGCCTCCCCGACATGGCCTCGTCCGGCGACCGCCAGCTCGACGATATGGAGTGGGTCGAGATCGAGGATTGGGCCGACAACCTGGAGTCCGAGCTGGCGGATGTGGACGTGGTCTCGAGCCGGATCGCGTACGTGGTCGGCGAGGACGGTCTCATCCTCAAGCGCGAGGCGCCCTGGGGGCGCCCCGAATTGCATTCCGGGGCCGATTTCGGGTCCCCCGTCTTCGGCCGGGCCCCGCGGTTCACCGAGGAGGAGATCTCGCGGTTCGAAGCCCGCTGGGACCTGGACCTGCGGGCGCGGCCGGTGGAAGAGACCGTGCTTTCCTCGGGGTTCTTCAACGACCCCACCGTCAAGCTGCCGCCCCTGCCTCCGCGCTGA
- the rmuC gene encoding DNA recombination protein RmuC produces MLISVLLAVVVVLELVLLGLALWGPKRGFLVGALQELFRLGREEAQKSARDLREEVAAGQGKATETLVRTLAEIGAGQKERLDSVTGRIEALSRGNEERLERLRETLEKQIQALREGNEQRLEQMRQTVDEKLQGTLEKRLGESFTLVTEQLDRVSRGLGEMRTLAGDVGNLQKVLTNVKARGTWGEVQLGAILEQMLSPEQYEANVRIKPASAERVEYAVRLPGREGDACVYLPIDAKFPQEDYLRLVEASEQGDPDLVQKASAALVAAARKAARDIREKYVAPPHSTDFGIMFLPVEGLYAELIRRSGFVEELQRDYRVAIAGPTTLAALLNSFQMGFRTLAIEKRSSEVWEILGAVKGEFRKFGDILDKVKKKLNEAHNTIEETGVRTRAIERKLRQVEELPSGRGEGILDLAPGDEDEGNAGAESGE; encoded by the coding sequence ATGCTGATATCGGTGCTGCTGGCAGTCGTCGTCGTGCTGGAGCTGGTCCTGCTGGGGCTGGCCCTGTGGGGCCCGAAGCGCGGTTTCCTGGTCGGAGCCCTCCAGGAGCTGTTCCGCCTGGGACGGGAAGAAGCGCAGAAATCGGCCCGGGACCTTCGCGAGGAAGTGGCCGCCGGCCAGGGCAAAGCGACGGAGACCCTGGTCCGGACCTTGGCCGAGATCGGCGCGGGCCAGAAAGAGCGCCTGGACTCGGTGACGGGCCGGATCGAAGCGCTTTCCCGCGGCAACGAGGAGCGGCTGGAGCGCCTGCGGGAGACCCTGGAAAAGCAGATCCAGGCGCTGCGGGAAGGGAACGAGCAGCGCCTGGAACAGATGCGCCAGACCGTGGACGAAAAACTCCAGGGCACCCTGGAAAAACGGCTGGGCGAGTCGTTCACCCTGGTCACCGAGCAGCTGGACCGGGTCAGCCGGGGGCTGGGCGAGATGCGGACCCTGGCCGGGGACGTGGGCAACCTGCAGAAAGTGCTGACCAACGTCAAGGCCCGGGGGACCTGGGGCGAGGTCCAGTTGGGGGCGATTCTGGAGCAGATGCTCTCCCCCGAGCAGTACGAAGCCAACGTCAGGATCAAGCCGGCCAGCGCCGAGCGGGTAGAGTACGCGGTCCGGCTCCCGGGCCGGGAAGGGGACGCCTGCGTCTATCTTCCCATCGACGCCAAGTTCCCCCAGGAAGATTACCTGAGGCTGGTCGAGGCTTCCGAGCAGGGAGACCCGGACCTGGTGCAGAAGGCATCCGCCGCCCTGGTCGCGGCGGCCCGCAAGGCCGCCCGGGACATCCGGGAGAAGTACGTCGCCCCGCCCCACAGCACCGACTTCGGAATCATGTTTCTTCCGGTGGAGGGGCTGTACGCCGAACTGATCCGCCGCAGCGGATTCGTGGAGGAACTCCAGCGCGATTACCGGGTGGCGATCGCCGGCCCCACCACCCTCGCCGCCCTTCTCAACAGTTTCCAGATGGGGTTCCGGACGTTGGCCATCGAGAAGCGCAGCAGCGAAGTCTGGGAAATCCTGGGCGCGGTCAAGGGGGAGTTCCGCAAATTCGGGGATATCCTGGACAAGGTGAAGAAGAAGCTCAACGAGGCCCACAACACCATCGAGGAGACCGGGGTCAGGACCCGGGCCATCGAACGCAAACTGCGGCAGGTCGAAGAACTCCCCTCGGGCCGGGGGGAAGGGATACTGGATTTGGCCCCGGGTGATGAGGACGAGGGGAACGCCGGGGCGGAGAGCGGGGAGTGA
- the gcvPB gene encoding aminomethyl-transferring glycine dehydrogenase subunit GcvPB encodes MKLIYEQSSPGRPGTALPAADVPPAPLPPPEVLRLRAAALPEVSEFQVVRHFTRLSSLNYSLDADLYPLGSCTMKYNPKAAEAAAALEGFCGLHPATVLLPGGAARAGGALRLMAGLQEMLAEITGMDAVSLQPLAGAQGELAGLLMVRAYHRARGRPRKYVIVPDTAHGTNPASAAQAGYEILTVPTGADGQMDYDAFREVLDEETAAVMMTCPNTLGIFNTRIADICRAARAAGALMYYDGANLNAVLGRVRPGDVGFDVVHLNLHKTFGAPHGGGGPGSGPVCVKAPLAPYLPVPVVERRPGGEAVLVGDRPESIGRLAAYYGNFSVLVKAYAYILLLGGEGLAEAAQLAVLNANYLQALLRGRYDLPYDRTCMHECVFSASRQEKNGVHALDIAKYLIEAGIHPPTVYFPLIVKEAMMIEPTETETREALDEFVRVMTAAAELAETDPGRLRAAPVGLRRGRLDEVRAARELDVNFVEE; translated from the coding sequence GTGAAACTGATCTACGAGCAATCGTCGCCTGGCCGCCCGGGGACGGCCCTGCCCGCCGCCGACGTTCCGCCCGCGCCGCTCCCCCCGCCGGAGGTTCTGCGCCTCCGTGCCGCCGCGCTCCCCGAAGTGAGCGAATTTCAGGTGGTGCGGCACTTTACCCGGCTCTCTTCCCTTAATTACTCGCTGGACGCCGACCTCTACCCCCTGGGGTCCTGCACCATGAAGTACAACCCCAAGGCCGCCGAGGCCGCCGCCGCCCTGGAAGGCTTCTGCGGCCTGCACCCCGCCACGGTCCTTCTTCCCGGCGGCGCGGCCCGGGCTGGCGGCGCCCTGCGCCTGATGGCCGGACTCCAGGAGATGCTGGCGGAGATAACGGGGATGGACGCCGTCAGTCTCCAGCCCCTGGCCGGCGCCCAGGGCGAACTGGCCGGTCTGCTCATGGTCCGCGCGTATCACCGCGCCCGCGGCCGCCCCCGGAAGTACGTGATCGTCCCCGACACCGCCCACGGGACCAACCCGGCTTCGGCCGCCCAGGCCGGCTACGAGATCCTGACCGTGCCCACCGGAGCCGACGGCCAGATGGATTACGACGCTTTCCGGGAAGTTCTCGACGAGGAGACGGCGGCGGTGATGATGACCTGTCCCAACACCCTGGGTATCTTCAACACCCGGATCGCCGACATCTGCCGCGCCGCCCGCGCCGCCGGCGCCCTCATGTACTACGACGGCGCCAACCTCAACGCGGTTCTGGGGAGGGTCCGGCCCGGCGACGTCGGGTTCGACGTCGTTCATCTCAACCTGCACAAGACCTTCGGCGCGCCCCATGGGGGAGGGGGGCCCGGTTCCGGACCGGTCTGCGTCAAAGCCCCGCTCGCCCCCTACCTGCCGGTCCCGGTGGTGGAACGCCGGCCCGGCGGAGAAGCCGTTCTCGTCGGGGACCGGCCGGAGTCGATCGGGCGGCTGGCGGCGTATTACGGCAACTTTTCGGTCCTGGTCAAGGCCTACGCCTATATCCTTCTCCTGGGCGGGGAGGGACTGGCGGAGGCGGCGCAGCTGGCGGTTCTGAACGCCAACTACCTTCAGGCCCTGCTGCGCGGCCGCTACGACCTTCCCTACGACCGGACCTGCATGCACGAATGCGTCTTCTCCGCCTCCCGGCAGGAGAAAAACGGCGTCCATGCCCTGGATATCGCCAAGTACCTGATCGAAGCCGGCATTCACCCCCCGACCGTGTACTTTCCCCTGATCGTCAAGGAAGCCATGATGATCGAACCGACCGAGACCGAGACCCGGGAAGCCCTGGACGAATTCGTCCGGGTCATGACCGCCGCCGCCGAGCTGGCCGAAACCGATCCCGGCCGGCTGCGCGCGGCCCCCGTCGGTCTGCGCCGGGGAAGGTTGGACGAGGTCCGGGCCGCGCGGGAACTCGATGTCAACTTCGTCGAAGAGTAA
- a CDS encoding alpha/beta hydrolase, with product MKPMIILATIVLLALAAWKLLRVYEQRQVFHPRPGLEETPADRNLAYRDLSVSSGAETLQAWLVPADRPRGAMLYCHGNFGNLSDCLDTVEVYRRLGLDVLVFDYRGYGNSSGTPDEAGTYEDAQAAWKLLTEDLAYAPARTIVFGRSLGGAVALRLAADRRPAALIVEASFPSLRQVAERLHPALPVGLMLRYRYPGAEYAARTECPKLFIHSRDDNLIPLSLGRELYAAAAEPKEFLEIGGPHASGFLETGPPYIAGVGRFLDRVLGPRP from the coding sequence ATGAAGCCCATGATCATCCTGGCGACAATCGTCCTCCTGGCGCTGGCGGCCTGGAAGCTGCTGCGCGTCTACGAGCAGCGCCAGGTTTTCCACCCCCGGCCCGGGCTGGAAGAGACCCCGGCCGACCGGAACCTGGCCTACCGGGACCTCTCCGTCTCCAGCGGCGCCGAGACCCTGCAGGCCTGGCTGGTGCCCGCCGACCGGCCCCGGGGGGCCATGCTCTACTGCCACGGCAACTTCGGCAACCTCTCGGACTGCCTCGACACCGTGGAGGTCTACCGCCGGCTGGGGCTGGACGTGCTGGTCTTCGACTACCGGGGCTACGGCAACAGCAGCGGGACCCCGGACGAAGCCGGGACCTACGAAGACGCCCAGGCCGCCTGGAAGCTCCTGACTGAGGATCTGGCATACGCCCCGGCCCGCACCATCGTCTTCGGCCGCTCCCTGGGCGGCGCCGTCGCCCTGCGCCTGGCCGCGGACCGGCGGCCGGCGGCCCTGATCGTGGAGGCTTCCTTTCCTTCCCTGCGGCAGGTGGCCGAACGGCTTCATCCCGCTCTCCCCGTGGGCCTCATGCTCAGATACCGCTACCCCGGCGCCGAATACGCGGCCCGGACGGAATGCCCCAAGCTTTTCATCCACAGCCGGGACGACAACCTCATCCCGCTTTCCCTGGGCCGCGAACTTTACGCGGCGGCGGCCGAGCCCAAGGAGTTTTTGGAGATCGGCGGCCCTCACGCCAGCGGCTTTCTGGAAACCGGCCCCCCCTATATCGCCGGGGTGGGCCGGTTTCTCGACCGCGTGCTCGGGCCGCGGCCCTGA
- the lipA gene encoding lipoyl synthase, with protein sequence MKKKISLRVNDEVRSLLGGLKLRTICTEALCPNISECFALRRATFLVLGSVCTRDCGFCNVAHGRPAPPDPGEPERVAEACRRLGLRHAVVTSPTRDDLPDGGAFAFVRTVSAVRQLAPAPTVEVLIPDFGGDRAALAAVAAAGPDVIAHNLETVERLYPARNRGPGPGADYRRSLAVLAALRELAPGLKTKSGLMLGLGEREEEVRETFADLRAAGCSFLSLGQYLPPTRRHLPQRRRYAQADFDRLREEALALGFAHVESGPFVRSSYRAGDYLDGENDTRHVGM encoded by the coding sequence GTGAAGAAGAAGATCAGTCTCAGGGTCAACGACGAGGTCCGGAGCCTGCTGGGGGGGCTGAAGCTGCGGACCATCTGCACCGAGGCCCTCTGCCCCAACATATCCGAATGCTTCGCCCTCCGCCGAGCCACCTTCCTCGTCCTCGGCTCCGTCTGCACCCGGGACTGCGGCTTCTGCAACGTCGCCCACGGCCGCCCCGCCCCCCCCGATCCCGGCGAGCCGGAACGGGTGGCCGAGGCCTGCCGGCGCCTGGGCCTGCGCCACGCGGTCGTCACCAGTCCCACCCGGGACGACCTTCCCGACGGCGGCGCCTTCGCCTTCGTCCGCACGGTCTCGGCCGTGCGGCAGCTCGCTCCCGCCCCTACCGTCGAGGTCCTGATCCCGGATTTCGGGGGCGACCGCGCCGCCCTGGCTGCGGTCGCCGCCGCCGGGCCCGACGTGATCGCCCACAACCTGGAAACCGTGGAGCGGCTCTACCCGGCCCGGAACCGGGGTCCGGGTCCCGGGGCCGACTACCGCCGCTCCCTGGCCGTGCTGGCGGCGCTCCGGGAGCTGGCCCCGGGGTTGAAAACCAAATCCGGCCTGATGCTGGGATTGGGAGAGCGGGAGGAGGAGGTCCGGGAGACGTTCGCCGACCTCCGTGCGGCGGGGTGTTCCTTCCTCAGCCTCGGCCAGTACCTGCCGCCCACCCGCCGCCATCTGCCCCAGCGCCGCCGCTACGCCCAGGCCGATTTCGACCGCCTCCGGGAGGAGGCCCTGGCCCTGGGGTTCGCCCACGTCGAAAGCGGGCCGTTCGTCCGCAGTTCCTACCGCGCCGGCGACTACCTCGACGGCGAAAACGATACCCGCCATGTAGGCATGTAG
- the gcvPA gene encoding aminomethyl-transferring glycine dehydrogenase subunit GcvPA: protein MGYCPHTPADIRLMLDAVGAASLEDLFADIPPDLRSGPLNLPAALSEFEVMERLRGMASASAREPVSFLGGGAYDHYVPAAVDALAGRAEFYTAYTPYQPECSQGTLQALYEYQTAICRLTGLDVANASLYDGGTALAEALLMALRVTRRSRVVLDGALPPAYLEIVRTYLGARSCEVQVVAPLGCSSDAAGLASRLDGTAAAVAAAVPNFFGSVADFGAVTEKARSLGALSVASCRPLALGLFRPPGEAGFDVACGEGQSLGSRLNFGGPYLGFLAARRGHVRALPGRIAGATVDGEGRRGFVLTLQAREQHIRRQRATSNICTNQGLCALRALIYLCCLGARGFERLARLNYDRAHYAAAIWGEIPGVEVANRDPFFNEFVLRLPGPAEAVAGRLLRRGIAAGIPLGALDPGRDRELLVAVTETASRAAIERCRDALAEAVR from the coding sequence ATGGGCTACTGTCCCCACACTCCGGCGGATATACGCCTGATGCTCGACGCCGTGGGCGCGGCTTCCCTGGAGGACCTCTTCGCCGACATCCCGCCGGACCTGCGCTCCGGGCCCCTGAACCTCCCCGCCGCCCTCAGCGAGTTCGAGGTCATGGAACGCCTCCGGGGGATGGCATCGGCCTCGGCCAGGGAGCCGGTTTCGTTTCTCGGTGGGGGGGCTTACGACCATTACGTCCCGGCGGCGGTGGATGCCCTGGCCGGCCGGGCCGAATTCTACACGGCCTACACGCCGTACCAGCCCGAGTGCTCCCAGGGAACGCTGCAGGCCCTCTACGAGTACCAGACGGCGATCTGCCGCCTGACCGGACTGGACGTCGCCAACGCCTCCCTTTACGACGGGGGGACCGCCCTGGCCGAAGCCCTGCTCATGGCCCTGCGCGTGACCCGGCGCTCCCGGGTGGTCCTGGACGGGGCCCTGCCGCCCGCCTACCTCGAAATCGTCCGCACCTATCTGGGCGCGCGCTCCTGCGAAGTGCAGGTCGTGGCGCCCCTCGGCTGTTCCAGCGACGCCGCCGGCCTGGCCTCCCGGCTCGACGGGACTGCGGCGGCGGTGGCGGCCGCAGTCCCCAACTTCTTCGGCTCGGTCGCCGATTTCGGCGCGGTCACGGAAAAAGCCCGCTCCCTCGGGGCCCTGTCGGTAGCCTCGTGCCGCCCCCTGGCCCTGGGCCTGTTCCGTCCGCCGGGGGAAGCGGGGTTCGACGTCGCCTGCGGCGAGGGGCAGTCGCTGGGGAGCCGGCTCAATTTCGGGGGGCCCTATCTCGGCTTTCTGGCCGCCCGCCGCGGCCATGTGCGCGCCCTCCCCGGGAGGATCGCGGGGGCGACCGTCGACGGCGAGGGGCGCCGGGGGTTCGTGCTCACCCTCCAGGCCCGGGAGCAGCACATCCGCCGGCAGCGGGCGACTTCCAACATCTGCACCAACCAGGGGTTGTGCGCCCTGAGGGCCTTGATCTACCTCTGCTGCCTCGGCGCCCGCGGATTCGAGCGCCTGGCCCGCCTCAACTACGACCGGGCCCATTACGCCGCCGCGATCTGGGGGGAGATACCCGGGGTGGAAGTCGCCAACCGGGACCCGTTCTTCAACGAATTCGTTCTCCGGCTCCCGGGTCCGGCGGAAGCGGTCGCGGGCCGCCTGCTCCGGCGGGGAATCGCGGCCGGGATCCCCCTGGGCGCGCTCGATCCCGGCCGGGACCGGGAACTCCTGGTGGCGGTTACGGAAACGGCCTCGCGGGCGGCGATCGAACGCTGTCGCGACGCCCTGGCGGAGGCGGTGAGGTGA
- the gcvH gene encoding glycine cleavage system protein GcvH, producing MSRYFTKDHEWARVEDGACVMGITAYAADQLGDITFIELPEVGRTVAAGDLLCEVESVKAASEIFAPLSGTVVETNGVLAETPELLNRSPEEEAWIARLRLDDPAEAETLMDEARYRDYLAGLE from the coding sequence ATGTCGCGTTATTTCACCAAGGATCACGAGTGGGCCCGGGTCGAGGATGGGGCCTGCGTCATGGGCATCACCGCGTACGCCGCCGACCAATTGGGGGATATAACCTTCATCGAGCTGCCCGAGGTCGGCCGGACGGTCGCCGCCGGGGATCTTCTCTGCGAGGTGGAGTCGGTCAAGGCCGCCAGCGAAATCTTCGCCCCGCTCTCGGGGACGGTCGTCGAAACCAACGGGGTTCTGGCGGAGACCCCGGAACTCCTCAACCGCTCCCCCGAGGAGGAGGCCTGGATCGCGCGCCTGCGGCTCGACGACCCCGCCGAAGCCGAGACCCTGATGGACGAAGCCCGGTACCGCGACTACCTGGCGGGACTGGAGTAG